The following proteins are co-located in the Trichormus variabilis 0441 genome:
- a CDS encoding IS4-like element ISAva3 family transposase, protein MIINSFPKIVKDILKGLPKNDYPVLNSRLFFEFWLSYVLDNSLTSMRGLFARLNNTGFELDISTFSKANLHRSQKPFQEIYQKLNKLVQNKAENKLHNKYAICPIDSTVITLTSKLLWVLGHHQVKLFSSLNLATGSPEDNLINFGHDHDYKFGSKMIANLPTNAVGVMDRGFAGLKFIQELVQENKYFVLRIKNNWKLEFEESSGLIKVGASDDAQAYRVINFCDLETKTEFRLVTNLPADGEATVSDDDIRDIYLLRWGVELLWKFLKMHLKLDKLITKNVNGITIQIYVSLIAYLILQLVSIPEQWGHTLLDKFRYLQSCMCQKISYVHWFEEMMLC, encoded by the coding sequence GTGATTATAAATTCATTTCCCAAAATTGTCAAAGATATCCTGAAAGGATTGCCAAAAAATGATTATCCAGTATTGAACAGTCGTCTGTTTTTTGAGTTCTGGCTATCTTACGTCTTGGATAATAGCTTAACAAGTATGCGAGGTTTATTTGCCAGGCTAAATAATACAGGATTTGAGTTAGATATTTCTACTTTTTCTAAAGCAAATTTGCATCGAAGCCAAAAACCCTTTCAAGAAATTTACCAAAAACTAAATAAATTAGTCCAAAATAAAGCTGAGAATAAACTCCATAATAAATATGCAATATGCCCGATTGATTCCACAGTTATTACATTAACTAGTAAGTTATTATGGGTGCTGGGTCATCATCAGGTAAAACTTTTTAGTTCTCTAAATTTAGCTACTGGAAGCCCAGAGGATAACTTGATCAACTTTGGACATGACCATGATTATAAGTTTGGTTCAAAAATGATAGCTAATTTACCAACAAATGCTGTTGGGGTAATGGATAGGGGCTTTGCCGGATTAAAGTTTATTCAAGAACTAGTACAAGAAAACAAATATTTTGTTCTGCGGATAAAAAACAACTGGAAACTAGAATTTGAAGAGTCAAGCGGATTAATTAAAGTTGGTGCATCTGATGATGCCCAAGCCTATAGAGTAATTAATTTTTGTGATTTAGAAACAAAAACTGAATTTCGGTTAGTAACTAATTTACCAGCAGATGGAGAGGCTACTGTTAGTGATGATGATATTAGGGATATTTATCTATTACGTTGGGGAGTTGAATTGTTGTGGAAATTTTTAAAGATGCACTTAAAACTTGACAAATTAATTACTAAAAATGTTAATGGTATCACCATACAAATCTACGTTAGCTTGATAGCATATCTGATTTTACAGCTTGTATCTATTCCCGAACAATGGGGACATACACTATTAGATAAATTCCGCTATTTACAATCCTGTATGTGTCAGAAAATCAGTTATGTTCATTGGTTTGAAGAGATGATGTTATGTTGA
- a CDS encoding calcium-binding protein — translation MYNTIIGTPFNDLLVGTAVDDLIIALQGNDQIIGSFGNDLIVGDTGIDTVDYSELGQAVTLQATGIVQKGRAGTDTLNGIETIIGAKGQANTIDTSTTTGSTTSVSVNLSANSLIVNGVPTIGTLNFTVQRFVNVIGTTQNDSIIGDDNNNLLIGGQGNDEIFGFNGNDTVQGGAGDDVIGGGSRNNLATSRLGDGNDIVQGEGGNDVLIGGTGNDTLDGGTDLDTADYSNLGTAIALQATGIVNKGVAGIDQILNIETIIGATRQANTIDGSTGTSTTTSFNVNLSTNSLIVNGVPVLGTLNFNVQNFVNVTGTSQADTIVGNNQSNLLIGGRGNDQISGLGGKDTIIGVDPNSLQPGINEVDTLTGGADPDKFVLGDAKNPYYVGGGGFAGLNDFALITDFQTGQDQIQLKKLDGYIFGSNYIAIASPFLLDSSKAFDDSLLVATANQIVKGNSVYDASSQSDLTSSSIFARFDIISIFSTSYSVSDIHFV, via the coding sequence GTGTATAACACCATTATCGGCACACCATTTAATGATCTGCTCGTTGGTACTGCGGTTGATGATCTAATAATTGCCTTACAAGGAAATGATCAAATCATTGGTAGTTTTGGAAATGATTTAATAGTTGGTGATACAGGAATTGATACTGTTGACTACAGTGAATTAGGTCAAGCTGTTACTTTACAAGCAACAGGTATTGTTCAAAAAGGCAGAGCCGGAACAGACACACTCAATGGGATTGAAACTATTATTGGTGCGAAAGGACAAGCCAATACAATAGATACTTCCACCACCACAGGTTCTACTACATCTGTTAGCGTTAATCTTTCCGCTAACAGTCTGATAGTGAATGGAGTTCCCACCATTGGCACATTGAATTTTACAGTGCAGAGGTTTGTAAATGTTATCGGTACTACACAAAACGATAGCATTATTGGTGATGACAACAATAACCTGCTAATTGGTGGTCAAGGTAACGACGAAATTTTTGGATTCAACGGTAATGACACCGTACAAGGTGGTGCTGGTGATGATGTAATAGGTGGAGGGAGTAGAAATAATCTTGCGACTTCCCGATTAGGTGATGGTAACGATATCGTACAAGGCGAGGGTGGTAATGATGTCCTGATCGGCGGTACTGGTAATGACACCCTTGATGGTGGTACTGACCTTGATACAGCCGACTATAGTAATTTAGGCACTGCGATCGCCTTACAAGCAACTGGTATTGTCAATAAAGGTGTAGCAGGTATAGATCAAATCCTCAACATTGAAACTATCATCGGTGCAACGCGTCAAGCCAACACCATTGACGGTTCTACCGGTACCAGTACAACCACATCATTTAACGTCAATCTCTCTACTAATAGTCTCATCGTTAACGGTGTTCCAGTCTTAGGCACACTGAACTTTAACGTTCAAAACTTTGTTAACGTCACTGGTACTTCCCAAGCTGACACCATAGTTGGTAATAACCAAAGTAACTTATTGATTGGTGGTAGAGGCAATGATCAAATCTCTGGTCTTGGTGGTAAAGATACCATCATCGGCGTTGATCCTAACAGTCTCCAACCAGGTATTAATGAAGTAGATACCCTAACCGGAGGAGCAGATCCTGATAAATTCGTCTTAGGAGATGCGAAAAATCCTTACTATGTAGGCGGTGGCGGTTTTGCTGGTTTGAATGACTTTGCCTTGATTACTGATTTTCAAACTGGTCAGGATCAAATCCAACTCAAAAAGCTAGACGGTTATATCTTCGGCAGTAATTATATTGCGATCGCCAGTCCATTCCTATTAGACAGCAGCAAAGCCTTCGATGATTCTCTGTTAGTTGCGACTGCAAATCAGATTGTGAAAGGCAATAGTGTCTACGATGCTTCTAGTCAGAGTGATTTGACATCCTCTTCTATATTTGCTCGTTTTGATATCATTTCCATCTTTTCCACTAGCTACAGCGTCAGCGACATCCACTTTGTCTAG
- a CDS encoding DUF2267 domain-containing protein: protein MTTSIPEKNIPFLEKVRTESGLGDIYDARDITEVVFRVMRDLMTTEAADRVEAELHEPAEESDDKSLQMEIADLWHDTNPLVGFLSRVRPPWQGPGIFKIDSDRFLFRVANEGGMPPNVDREQVVKAVFSATKDELSSERIEEIANWLPDKVRQIWEEA from the coding sequence ATGACAACTTCCATTCCAGAAAAAAATATACCTTTTTTAGAAAAAGTAAGAACAGAAAGCGGCTTGGGTGATATTTATGATGCCAGAGATATAACTGAAGTAGTCTTTCGTGTCATGCGTGATTTGATGACTACAGAAGCTGCGGACAGAGTAGAAGCAGAACTACATGAACCTGCGGAAGAAAGTGATGATAAATCGCTGCAAATGGAAATTGCAGATTTGTGGCATGATACCAATCCTCTTGTCGGCTTCTTGAGTCGGGTACGTCCACCCTGGCAAGGCCCTGGAATTTTTAAAATCGATAGCGATCGCTTCCTATTCCGGGTGGCTAATGAGGGGGGAATGCCGCCAAATGTAGATAGGGAACAAGTAGTTAAAGCTGTGTTTTCTGCTACAAAAGATGAATTATCATCAGAGCGAATTGAAGAAATTGCTAATTGGTTACCTGATAAAGTTCGTCAAATTTGGGAAGAAGCTTAA
- a CDS encoding M48 family metallopeptidase, whose amino-acid sequence MPTYTGISSEAFRHPLDRQAEQALRNLPGFDLIARKFVEFVYERPQLVYLMGNTIQVGPRQYSTIYQMFRECVRDLDIYPEPTLFVSQNPQANSYALGQENPYIVINTGILDLLNEAEIRAVLAHELGHIKCGHTILIQMAMWAMSAASALGELTFGIGNFVSQALIYAFFEWRRKAELTADRAALLVVDDLNTVLSSMMKISGGSSKYANECSLQEFIKQSENYQALDEDGLNQVYKFLMYNGAQGMMLSHPFAVERVQYLQQWAVSSEYQQIRQGNYQRSPASGSVDVKASTTTAEAERLRRQIEELQQEINKMKRSE is encoded by the coding sequence ATGCCAACTTACACAGGAATTTCCAGCGAAGCCTTCAGACATCCACTGGATCGCCAAGCCGAGCAAGCTTTGCGAAATTTACCAGGATTTGATTTGATTGCTCGTAAATTTGTGGAATTTGTCTACGAACGCCCTCAGCTAGTCTATCTAATGGGCAACACCATCCAAGTAGGGCCTCGGCAATATTCCACTATTTACCAGATGTTTCGGGAGTGTGTGCGGGATTTGGATATTTATCCAGAACCTACACTGTTTGTTTCACAAAATCCTCAGGCAAATAGCTACGCATTAGGTCAAGAGAATCCTTACATAGTCATAAACACAGGGATACTAGACTTACTCAACGAAGCCGAAATTAGGGCGGTGTTAGCCCATGAACTGGGGCATATTAAATGTGGTCATACTATTCTAATTCAAATGGCGATGTGGGCGATGAGTGCGGCTTCTGCCTTAGGAGAATTAACCTTTGGCATTGGTAATTTTGTCTCTCAAGCCTTAATTTATGCGTTTTTTGAATGGCGGCGCAAGGCTGAGTTAACGGCAGATAGAGCCGCCCTGTTGGTGGTTGATGACCTAAATACTGTTTTATCGTCAATGATGAAGATTTCTGGCGGTAGCAGTAAATATGCCAATGAATGCAGTTTGCAAGAATTTATTAAGCAGTCCGAAAATTATCAGGCGTTAGATGAGGATGGGCTAAATCAAGTGTATAAATTCTTAATGTACAACGGCGCTCAAGGCATGATGTTAAGCCATCCGTTCGCTGTAGAAAGAGTCCAATACCTACAACAATGGGCAGTATCCTCAGAATATCAACAAATTCGCCAAGGTAATTATCAGCGATCGCCTGCCTCTGGTTCTGTAGACGTGAAAGCCTCTACCACCACAGCCGAAGCCGAAAGATTACGCCGCCAAATTGAAGAATTACAACAAGAAATTAACAAAATGAAACGGTCTGAATAA
- a CDS encoding Uma2 family endonuclease, with amino-acid sequence MTQTKVRLWNVEEYHRMLAAGIIAPDERVELIAGQVIPMSAKNPPHAAITLCASDYLKRLLAGVALVRVQDPVQLSQYSEPEPDIATVRIEPRKYIDHHPTADEVFLLIEVADTTLETDRKQKAPLYAQGGISEYWILDVNKFQVYVFREPNGEAYTQEFILEENATLSLVAFPKIDIQISQLFP; translated from the coding sequence ATGACGCAAACCAAAGTCCGCTTGTGGAACGTAGAAGAATATCACCGGATGTTAGCGGCCGGTATTATTGCCCCTGATGAACGAGTAGAACTGATTGCTGGGCAAGTAATTCCGATGAGTGCGAAAAATCCTCCCCATGCAGCCATAACTCTGTGTGCTTCTGATTATCTCAAGCGGCTGTTGGCGGGAGTTGCCTTAGTTCGTGTACAAGATCCCGTGCAGTTAAGCCAATACTCTGAACCTGAGCCAGATATTGCCACTGTTCGCATCGAGCCGCGTAAATACATTGACCACCATCCTACAGCTGATGAAGTATTTTTATTAATTGAGGTGGCAGATACAACCCTAGAGACAGATCGTAAACAAAAAGCACCTCTCTATGCCCAAGGTGGCATTAGTGAATACTGGATTTTAGATGTCAATAAATTTCAGGTTTATGTTTTCCGCGAACCAAATGGGGAGGCTTACACCCAAGAATTTATTTTAGAGGAGAATGCAACGTTATCTTTGGTTGCTTTTCCAAAAATAGACATCCAAATTAGTCAACTGTTTCCATGA
- a CDS encoding putative toxin-antitoxin system toxin component, PIN family, translating to MRVVLDVNVWVSGLLWRGVPGKIFDLAAANKITIYTSEPILADVEEILVRKKFQARINTLNTSVKELLSIIKHRSVEY from the coding sequence ATGAGAGTTGTCTTAGACGTTAATGTTTGGGTTTCTGGTTTACTTTGGCGTGGTGTCCCAGGTAAAATTTTTGATTTAGCAGCAGCAAATAAAATCACCATTTATACTTCTGAGCCTATCCTTGCAGATGTTGAAGAAATACTTGTGCGTAAGAAGTTTCAGGCAAGGATAAATACTTTAAATACAAGTGTAAAAGAGTTGCTTTCTATAATAAAACACAGAAGTGTTGAATATTAA
- a CDS encoding sigma-70 family RNA polymerase sigma factor: MQIPHFSEANHPLVKSLFHHSDQELLDLFQHNPDAGKYFTVIFCRYSPIVYTLIQHSARSPVQADYLFALTWRHIYYELGGLDLKNPLPGQEGLTLQNWLINITAYCINEIQLPPTEAIHYSLQATSPPLWCYVEQALDQLPPMLRLMVLMAQTFHWSETRIAAYLQAEGEKVTPAEVANFLQEGYRMLEDKLPADIRTIYLGEDLVKS, translated from the coding sequence ATGCAAATTCCTCATTTTTCTGAAGCTAATCACCCACTGGTAAAGTCCCTGTTTCATCACAGTGACCAAGAATTGCTGGATCTGTTTCAACATAATCCCGATGCTGGTAAGTACTTTACGGTGATTTTTTGTCGTTACAGCCCGATAGTCTACACTTTAATTCAACATTCCGCGCGATCGCCTGTACAGGCTGATTATCTTTTTGCTCTGACTTGGCGACATATCTATTACGAACTCGGTGGACTGGATTTAAAAAATCCCCTTCCAGGTCAAGAAGGGTTGACCTTGCAAAATTGGCTGATTAACATCACAGCTTACTGTATCAATGAAATTCAATTACCCCCAACTGAAGCCATTCACTATTCTTTGCAAGCAACTTCTCCACCACTTTGGTGCTATGTCGAACAGGCATTAGACCAACTGCCCCCTATGTTACGATTGATGGTCTTGATGGCGCAAACCTTTCATTGGAGCGAAACTCGCATTGCTGCTTATCTACAAGCCGAAGGGGAAAAGGTGACACCTGCTGAAGTAGCCAATTTTCTCCAGGAAGGCTATCGTATGCTAGAGGACAAATTACCCGCAGACATCCGCACTATCTACTTGGGCGAAGATTTGGTTAAGTCATAG
- a CDS encoding tetratricopeptide repeat protein codes for MTQQHLFPSTQAKSYQLFGFYLLILTSLLHPVAASAADITQQLHRPFNSSIGRQSRDDADSLLQMAEQQYAAGYADKAIDSGLQALDIYHLIGDLRAKGLTYNLLAKAYIELGRFKEGEDALRRRLAIARDTKDFQSQIFALNNLGTLLLQAGEATAAGQTIQEAYTIADNVKNIDGEGLSLSNLGLVSARLGDYNKAIKLYETALIFRRRTGDAPGEMNTLNNLGDAYLAAGNYQDTIGTYGAAMRIAKTIGDRSNQLRAIDGLVTAHSAVGRYERAFDLLQQRLTIAQELQNLREELKSFESYAKLYEQLGNYPTARNFYERAIILSQTLEDNKQEVFLRDRLTQMLRSQKSIAK; via the coding sequence ATGACACAACAGCATTTATTCCCTAGCACTCAAGCCAAAAGCTACCAGTTGTTTGGTTTTTACCTATTAATTTTGACTTCCCTATTGCATCCTGTAGCCGCCAGTGCGGCTGATATTACTCAACAACTCCATCGTCCTTTCAATAGTTCTATTGGACGGCAATCTAGAGATGATGCAGACTCATTATTACAGATGGCTGAACAACAATATGCTGCTGGATATGCAGACAAAGCCATTGACTCTGGTTTACAAGCGTTGGATATTTATCACTTGATTGGTGACCTGAGGGCAAAAGGTCTAACTTATAATTTGTTAGCAAAAGCTTATATTGAATTAGGACGTTTTAAAGAAGGAGAAGACGCATTACGTCGAAGGTTAGCGATCGCCCGTGATACTAAAGACTTTCAATCACAAATTTTCGCCCTGAATAATCTTGGTACGTTGCTACTACAAGCAGGTGAAGCCACAGCCGCCGGACAAACAATTCAGGAAGCCTACACCATCGCTGACAATGTGAAAAATATTGATGGTGAGGGACTATCCTTGAGTAACTTGGGTCTTGTATCGGCTAGGCTGGGAGATTACAACAAGGCGATCAAACTTTATGAAACAGCTTTGATTTTCCGCCGTCGGACTGGGGACGCACCAGGAGAAATGAATACTTTAAATAACTTGGGCGATGCTTACCTAGCGGCTGGCAATTATCAAGATACGATTGGTACTTATGGCGCAGCTATGAGAATTGCCAAAACTATAGGCGATCGCTCTAACCAATTACGTGCCATTGATGGTTTAGTCACAGCTCACAGCGCCGTAGGACGCTATGAACGCGCCTTTGATTTACTACAACAGCGTTTAACCATCGCTCAAGAATTACAAAATCTGCGCGAAGAATTAAAATCCTTTGAATCCTACGCAAAATTATACGAGCAGCTAGGTAACTACCCAACCGCTCGTAATTTTTACGAAAGAGCAATCATACTTTCGCAAACCCTAGAAGATAACAAACAAGAAGTGTTTTTACGCGATCGCCTGACGCAAATGTTGAGGAGTCAAAAGTCCATAGCTAAGTAA
- a CDS encoding helicase C-terminal domain-containing protein, whose amino-acid sequence MIEAEVHLSLHNFLRSQAGFPSWPHHLTMARLVARALRLGRSALIQVGAVCGYQGRYRTSFIASALMWHGPVIIVATETVQQLLLRVEIPRLQQWLQVNKPIRTGDVWPNPEFQGILLTSPEAWLKGQLTSADNFPQGIPTIIDGVDDLEDWVRDQLTRDIQPQDWDQLILACPEQAETIRAARIELTSELFKHPANPYECYLISQSETDILTKLYTVLESASGVPEVWQQFWQQLPSEQNHPPSSSPLLFWATIARRQGLFSLHYAPIELGEILAPIWQRQPVVLIGSALEPETEAPLFQERLGLDDLTCLKFASDSQSEAIQLYIPYKLPLPNTPEFQAAFIHKVRTLVCLSATAPGLTVLLVGDVPLKAQVGAILASEFGSRVQVEKTCLDENGILVSGWEFWREHQAVLPAPQLLVIATLPLPSLEHPLVAGRVAHYKRSHQDWFRLFLLPTALNELQRAVAPVRENQGIVALLDSRVVNRSYGSQILNVLSPLARLNYLDPSLFAPSGEENSA is encoded by the coding sequence GTGATTGAAGCAGAAGTTCATTTGTCATTACATAACTTTTTGCGATCGCAGGCGGGTTTCCCTTCCTGGCCCCATCATTTAACGATGGCAAGGTTGGTAGCACGCGCCTTGCGTCTGGGACGTAGCGCCTTAATTCAAGTAGGGGCTGTTTGTGGCTATCAAGGACGGTATCGCACAAGTTTTATTGCCTCCGCTCTGATGTGGCATGGCCCTGTAATTATTGTTGCCACAGAAACAGTGCAACAACTACTACTGCGAGTCGAAATTCCTCGTTTACAGCAGTGGCTACAAGTCAATAAACCAATCAGAACAGGTGACGTTTGGCCTAACCCTGAGTTCCAAGGAATACTTCTAACTTCCCCAGAAGCTTGGCTAAAAGGACAGCTAACATCTGCTGATAATTTCCCCCAAGGTATACCCACCATAATTGATGGAGTCGATGATTTAGAAGATTGGGTACGTGATCAGCTGACTAGAGATATTCAACCCCAAGACTGGGATCAACTTATACTAGCCTGCCCCGAACAAGCTGAAACAATCCGGGCTGCAAGAATTGAATTGACCAGTGAACTGTTCAAGCATCCAGCAAATCCCTATGAGTGCTATTTAATCTCCCAGTCAGAAACTGATATTTTAACCAAACTCTACACGGTTTTAGAATCAGCATCAGGTGTACCAGAAGTATGGCAGCAATTCTGGCAGCAATTACCCAGCGAGCAAAATCATCCCCCCTCATCCTCTCCACTCCTCTTCTGGGCAACAATCGCCCGTCGCCAAGGTTTATTTTCATTACATTACGCACCAATCGAATTAGGAGAAATTCTTGCACCTATTTGGCAACGACAGCCAGTAGTCCTCATTGGCAGCGCCTTAGAGCCAGAAACCGAGGCTCCTTTGTTTCAAGAGCGTCTAGGTTTAGATGATTTAACCTGCTTAAAATTCGCTTCTGATAGCCAATCAGAGGCAATTCAACTCTACATACCTTACAAGTTACCTCTACCTAATACACCAGAGTTTCAAGCCGCATTCATTCACAAGGTGCGGACTTTAGTCTGTCTAAGTGCTACTGCACCAGGATTGACGGTGTTGCTTGTAGGAGATGTGCCATTAAAGGCACAGGTGGGAGCAATTTTAGCCTCAGAATTTGGTTCGAGGGTACAGGTAGAAAAAACCTGTCTAGATGAAAATGGTATTTTGGTGAGTGGTTGGGAATTTTGGCGAGAACATCAGGCTGTCTTACCTGCGCCTCAACTGTTAGTGATTGCAACTTTACCCTTACCATCTTTAGAACACCCTCTAGTGGCTGGTAGAGTAGCTCACTATAAGCGATCGCATCAAGATTGGTTTCGTTTATTTTTATTACCAACTGCCTTAAATGAACTACAAAGAGCCGTAGCCCCCGTGCGTGAAAATCAAGGCATTGTCGCTTTACTCGATAGTCGTGTCGTCAACCGTAGTTATGGTTCTCAAATCCTCAATGTCCTCAGCCCTCTAGCACGCCTTAACTATCTCGATCCCAGCCTGTTTGCCCCCAGTGGTGAAGAAAATTCAGCCTAG
- the lysS gene encoding lysine--tRNA ligase: MSEEDIRAARLEKVEQLKQLGTNPYAYRWESTHHAAQLQEKFADLTSGEEVDTEVAIAGRIMARRVFGKLAFFTLEDETGTIQLYLEKNRIQESMAETDADAFNHLKQLTDVGDILGAKGTIKRTEKGELSIYVKEYTILTKSLLPLPDKWHGLTDVAKRYRQRYVDLIVNPEVRQTFRRRAQITAGIRRYLEQRDFLEIETPVLQSETGGADARPFITYHNTLEMELYLRIATELHLKRLIVGGFEKVFELGRVFRNEGISTRHNPEFTSIEIYQAYADYNDMMALTEGIITTVAQDVLGTLQITYQGETVDLTPPWRRVTMHDLVKEYTGLDFHSFQTLEEAKSASKNAGIPGVDEAQTIGKILNLAFEEKVEANLIQPTFVIDYPVEISPLAKPHRSQPGLVERFELFIVGRETANSFSELTDPIDQRERLEAQAAKKAAGDLEAQGVDEDFLTALEYGMPPTGGLGIGIDRLVMLLTDSASIRDVIAFPLLKPEGSFIKEYRYESTTQTLTMEFDSGSVYEYFKVPLTVKEELDNAPSKGQYFHKFIKGKFKYEQLS, encoded by the coding sequence ATGTCGGAAGAAGATATCCGTGCCGCTAGGCTGGAGAAAGTAGAACAACTCAAGCAGCTAGGAACTAACCCCTACGCTTACCGTTGGGAGTCTACCCATCACGCCGCCCAATTGCAAGAAAAATTTGCTGATTTAACCAGTGGTGAAGAAGTCGATACAGAAGTTGCCATTGCCGGACGCATTATGGCGCGTCGCGTTTTCGGTAAATTGGCTTTCTTCACCTTGGAAGATGAAACAGGCACTATTCAGCTTTATTTAGAGAAAAATCGTATCCAAGAAAGCATGGCAGAAACTGATGCCGATGCTTTTAATCATCTCAAACAACTCACAGATGTAGGAGATATTCTGGGAGCCAAGGGAACCATAAAACGGACTGAAAAGGGCGAGTTATCGATTTACGTCAAAGAATATACCATCCTCACCAAATCCCTACTGCCGCTACCCGACAAGTGGCATGGGTTAACGGATGTTGCCAAGCGCTACCGTCAACGCTACGTTGATTTAATTGTTAACCCCGAAGTCCGCCAAACTTTCCGCCGTCGCGCCCAAATTACGGCTGGGATTCGCCGCTATTTGGAACAAAGGGATTTTCTAGAGATTGAAACCCCAGTTTTGCAAAGTGAAACTGGTGGTGCTGATGCGCGTCCCTTCATCACTTACCACAACACCTTAGAAATGGAGTTGTATCTGCGGATTGCCACAGAACTCCACCTCAAACGGTTGATTGTCGGTGGTTTTGAAAAAGTATTTGAGTTGGGGCGCGTTTTCCGCAATGAGGGAATTTCTACCAGACACAACCCTGAATTTACCTCAATTGAAATTTACCAAGCCTACGCCGACTACAACGATATGATGGCGCTAACAGAAGGTATTATCACCACTGTTGCCCAAGATGTACTCGGTACGCTGCAAATTACCTACCAAGGCGAAACGGTAGATTTGACACCACCTTGGCGACGGGTGACAATGCACGATTTAGTGAAAGAATATACGGGCTTGGATTTCCATTCTTTCCAAACACTAGAAGAAGCGAAATCAGCAAGTAAAAATGCTGGAATTCCTGGTGTAGATGAAGCCCAAACTATAGGAAAAATCCTGAATTTAGCATTTGAAGAAAAGGTAGAAGCTAACTTAATTCAGCCGACCTTTGTCATTGATTATCCTGTAGAAATTTCGCCATTAGCTAAACCTCACCGTTCTCAACCTGGGTTAGTAGAAAGATTTGAATTATTCATAGTCGGGCGGGAGACTGCGAATAGTTTCTCAGAATTAACAGACCCCATCGACCAAAGAGAACGTTTGGAAGCCCAAGCAGCCAAAAAAGCCGCCGGTGACTTAGAAGCCCAAGGTGTAGATGAAGATTTCTTAACTGCGTTGGAATATGGTATGCCACCCACAGGCGGTTTAGGTATTGGGATTGATCGGTTAGTCATGTTATTAACTGATTCTGCCAGCATTCGAGATGTAATTGCTTTCCCTCTACTCAAACCCGAAGGCAGCTTTATTAAGGAATATCGCTATGAGTCAACAACTCAAACACTGACTATGGAGTTTGATAGTGGAAGTGTTTACGAATATTTCAAAGTACCGCTTACTGTCAAGGAAGAATTAGATAATGCACCGTCTAAGGGTCAATATTTCCATAAGTTTATTAAAGGGAAATTCAAGTATGAACAATTGAGTTGA